In one window of Arachis ipaensis cultivar K30076 chromosome B06, Araip1.1, whole genome shotgun sequence DNA:
- the LOC107646971 gene encoding uncharacterized protein LOC107646971, whose protein sequence is MAVVASSSVPVYEPAAQLVASPSFAVDLNDGVHDEVGSFDVLPNALHGVPPVGVGDGELGDPDEDDVEPETIEDDSGDEVLAAGHALAGGGSSSGTHQYPPYFSSLDLDAMTHEGALGHPVGFGARDAEGNAGLTEFQRKGIWEVKRYNGPHTCLATSISSDHRSLDHSVISAFIMPMVRADASVSIKVLLNATAAHFGFRPTYRRVWMAKQKAVGLIYGDWDESYSEIPRWVLGVQLTMPGTVAVLRGHTRRRCPQVVGSSQTGRN, encoded by the exons ATGGCTGTTGTGGCTTCTTCCTCCGTCCCAGTTTACGAGCCAGCGGCCCAACTTGTCGCCTCTCCGTCATTTGCTGTTGATTTGAATGACGGCGTCCACGACGAGGTAGGATCCTTTGATGTTCTGCCAAACGCTTTACACGGCGTTCCACCGGTTGGCGTCGGAGACGGAGAATTGGGTGATCCTGATGAGGACGACGTTGAGCCCGAAACGATTGAGGATGATAGCGGGGACGAGGTTCTAGCGGCTGGGCATGCATTGGCTggcggtggttctagctctggcacacatCAGTATCCACCATATTTTTCTTCGCTGGACCTGGACGCCATGACGCATGAGGGTGCGCTAGGGCACCCTGttggattcggagctagagatgcggaagggaATGCTGGTCtcacagagttccag cgcaagggcatttgggaggtcaaacggtacaatggcCCTCACACTTGCCTGGCCACATCCATATCAAGTGATCACAGAAGTTTGGATCATTCTGTGATTTCggcgttcattatgccaatggttagggctgacgcATCGGttagcatcaaggtgctcctCAACGCCACGGCAGCGCATTTTGGTTTTAGGCCGACTTACAGAAGGGtttggatggcgaagcagaaggccgtTGGCCTCATctacggtgactgggatgagtcatacagCGAGATACCTAGGTGGGTGTTGGGTGTCCAGctgacgatgcctggtactgttgcGGTCCTCAGGGGACACACTAGACGTAGATGCCCACAGGTAGTAGGATCGTCTCAGACAGGGCGAAATTAG
- the LOC107646968 gene encoding uncharacterized protein LOC107646968, translating into MAEARWDEDRTEEDNRKGGRNVIPLEEADISEGINTCSHSLYGRLFASKIFSVGTMGNALKAIWGNLEGFSVSDKGDNFQFFFNKEVDILRVKRGSPWLFKDYVLHVKRWKEDQKGDEEIISNFSIWIQFWGLPESFKTLEGGRKLGERLGTVLEVGKFQMRGRETRIVKAKINIEATKKVRDQLIVAGPNKKEVEVALRYEGLEMFCTYCTKLGHEVKNCHDLLKDTESDRVKEDDIGE; encoded by the coding sequence ATGGCTGAGGCAAGGTGGGATGAAGATCGGACCGAGGAAGACAACCGAAAAGGAGGTAGGAATGTGATTCCACTGGAAGAGGCAGACATATCAGAAGGTATTAATACTTGTTCCCATAGTCTCTATGGCAGACTCTTTGCTTCCAAAATCTTCTCAGTTGGAACCATGGGGAATGCTTTAAAGGCTATATGGGGAAATCTAGAGGGATTTAGCGTGAGTGATAAAGGGGACAatttccaattcttttttaataaaGAGGTGGATATCTTGCGTGTTAAACGTGGTTCTCCATGGCTATTCAAGGATTACGTGCTCCATGTCAAGAGATGGAAGGAAGATCAGAAGGGTGATGAAgagattatttctaatttttcaatttGGATTCAATTTTGGGGTTTACCAGAATCGTTTAAAACCCTCGAAGGTGGACGTAAATTGGGAGAGAGGCTGGGCACAGTGTTAGAGGTAGGTAAATTTCAGATGAGAGGCAGAGAAACTAGGATTGTAAAGGCTAAGATCAATATTGAAGCTACCAAGAAAGTAAGGGATCAGTTAATTGTTGCAGGACCTAATAAAAAGGAGGTAGAGGTGGCATTGCGCTATGAGGGACTTGAAATGTTCTGTACCTACTGCACAAAATTGGGGCACGAGGTGAAAAACTGCCACGATTTGCTGAAGGACACAGAGAGTGATAGGGTAAAAGAGGATGACATTGGTGAATGA